GTAGCGCCTCGAACACGTGACTACTTTGAGAATCGTTCGAAGACGAGGAGCTGTTGGTGAGGGCCGAATGACGAGTGCGGAAATCCTCGTAAAGTATGCGTTGTAAAGGCGATAAATCGCAGTAATAATCTTGCGTGATTTTAGGTGGTAAATCTTGCAGCACATCTTCCTTGTTTCGTCTTAATAAGAATGGCAATACCTGTAATCAATTTCTGATTATCCTGAAGTATTACCGTAATATAACTCTAACTGCAACGACAACGAGAACCTGTGACACGCAAATTACCTGTCTGTGCAGAGCTTCCATAGCTAAGGCACCAGCTTCTTGGTCCTTCGGTCCTGCTTTCGGCTCTCTGCAGGCCAAGATGGGACGGGAATATTTAGCGGCAAATTGTTTCTCGCTGCCGAGGAAGCCTGGCATCAGAAAGTCAAATAGAGACCACAACTCGAGCACGTCGTTCTGTACAGGTGTACCAGATAATATGAGCCTGTGATTCGCGTGCAATCGTTTCGTGGCTTTGGCGCTTTTCGTTTTGCAGTTCTTTATTATATGGCCTTCATCGAGCACACAGTAATTCCATTGATGTGTTTCGAAAAATTCGATGTCTTTTCGTACAATGTCATAACTGGCAACTACGAGTTTGTGATGTGGTACCCGGGGACGCAATTTCTCACGGTCTTGCGGTGTACCAGCATACTGAATGACCGACAAATCCTTTGCCTTGAAGAATTTCTCAGCTTCGTATACCCAATGACCGGTAAGAGTTGGTGGACATATTACGAGACTGGTAGGTGCCTGTGGATTGCGATGATGGTCCAACGCCAGAATACAAAGTGTCTGTAATGTTTTTCCGAGACCCATGTCGTCACACAGAACTCCATGAAGATGATAacgattcaaaaaattgagcCAATTCAAACCCTGTTGTTGATAGGAACGTAATTCCGCGGCTACGGGAATCGGTAGCTCCGTATCAGCAATATTACGAGGATTTAAAAGTTGATCCAAGAACTTTCTCTCTTGTGCCTTTTCTTGCCTGTGATATGATATTACATGAGCATCATTGAACTCGAGTGTCGATAGTGCGAGTTTTCGATAATATACACAATTGGTGAATAAATTGGCGATATGCCTTGCTGGAATATCTTGagtattaatcaatattaattaaatcttataGCTTGCTTAATCTGTCAGTGAATTCAGTATTTTTGAAAACGATGATACAATACCCGCGCGGTACACTATAATCGCGGCGCAAGTGCGATCATTGATGTTCAACATtcaataattgttattgcGCTGCCAATGttcgttttctcttttccaattttgtctattaatttaaatttcaatttgataGGTATCGAAcagatatttttgtaactaCTATTTGTAATCGTTATTTATGaaaactgaaataattttcaaggaaTATCATCGCCATCGCATACACCAAATGTACCTATTATcgaacattataaatataatcttgcaTGAATAACGTACACTAGGTCTGGTGGGTCCGAAATTGCGCCAGGATCTAGCGGTAATAGTTGCACAAGCGTAGCGAATGTCGCGCTACAAACGAGTCTTACAGATTGATTTTGATCGCTCATACGTCCTAATAAGGGTACCATAAAGAGTACAGCATATGGCACCACGTGTACACCTAAGCTCTCGACGATACAAGTTAGAGCTTCTGCAGCTCCTTGACGTACGGAATCGACTTCGTTCGGTGCCACTATGCCTGAAGAACATTTCTTCTCACTGCCAGTTGTGTCTAAGAGTGGTATAACGCTGCGTATTATGTGTACCATTGTCTGAAAGAAACTATTCTTAGTCCATTTGATCTtctatcattattaatatggaTCTGATAAAGCTTATTACCTTTTCTGTATTTAAAGTAGCTAAAGTCGCTATACATCGCGAGGCCATATGCCTAACGGCTTTGTACGGATGTGCCAATAGACTGCACAAACGTGGCAGACATTCTAACGCAGGTGGTAACAGAGACTTAGCTAAACTCGGCACCATGATCTCTAATACTTGTAAGccgaaaattaattgatttccttcctcttcttgTATATTATCTTGTTTGGTTGCGTCCTTTAGTGTGTTCGGTAAAATCAAATCCCACAGTTGAGGTAAGCGATCAGGTAATTGAGAACCGAAGAGAGTAGCTTTAAgaatatggaaatattttaaaatatagcttacatatgtattatagatcgttctcataaaatttaattatatacaattacttgaaatttaatcgattcccttgtctttttttttaactagtCAGAgcaaacatttaattaagcattaattaattttgattaatgcACATCGGGACGCGATCTCTTTAAGTATTAACTCTTTAAGAATGTACCTATAGCTGTTAATGCCATTGTAGCTCCACGCCGGCGCGTTCTAGCGGCTTTGGCTTCCGGTTCTTCGCAAGCGAGTAACTCCTCAATAGGAATGTCAGTCGTCGGTGGCCTACCAGGGCCTCTACCGCTGCCGAGTCCACTACCTGCACCTCGGTTATATGCTATTCTCTCGGCATGTTTTTGCCTGTTATTCAAAGTGAGTATTCCATCAAAAATTTCAACGTCACCGGCGCAACATACCCGTGGTGTGAACTCAACATCAGAACATAGGAATGTACATAGATTGGCAGAAATCTGTAACAgatgattatttaataacatcttGCACCATAGAAAGGATATTCGatagttttcgagatactCATATTCGTTTTTTTCCTCATGAtcttgtgtattttatatacgaacCTTTGCGTTCGGAGATGGTTTTCTATCGACACAGAGCTCGACCAAATGAGACAAATGTTTTGCAGccaatttttgcaattcttcGTTTTCCTCGCGCTTTATAGCTTCCATTAGCGGTTTTACTAACGGATTAAGTGGCTGAGGAGATTGAGGAAGAATATGTAACATCGTAGCGGCACCAGCGAGCGCAGCCATTGACATGATATGCAACGACTGTTGTTGTGCTGCCGTTGTAGTTGCTCCGACATCTAACGCTCGTCTTCTCTCCTCTAAGCTTTCCATTAATTTAGGTTTCAATTTAATAGCCATTGAACCGCTGTTAATATTTCCACCTCCACCTGCGTTTGCTCCCACAGTGCAAAGGGTGGAAATTGTTTTTCCAGCAAGTGTAGCGATCTGATCAAGAGTCATCACACCAGACGAATCCACTTCAACTGGTACCAtaagtttataatgttttaaagtCGCGATATAATCTCGGCTTTCATGCAGCAGTCTCGTGAAGGAAGCCGCTATCTCGTCATAGTACATACATTCGTTTAAACAAACCAATAATCTGTCactaaaaaaggaaaaaacaaaaaacatcttGTTTTAGTAATTTAGGTAAATGAAATATTCCTTGTTTTAATAGAAGTTATTTTTCGTACCTGAGAATGTCTGGTATCGCGGGTATCTTTAGTGGATCCACAGTCGCCCAATGAGACATTGTAAGCCCCACAACGGTACGTTGCAGAGCCGATCGCGAATTTAGATGTGCCAATAGCACCTTAGCATAACAAAGCGCTGGACTAGGTACGTCTGGTGGATAAATGACACCTGGTGCAGGTTGTACAACATAGTGCGACAGCAATCCTAACATACGAGACGCTCTGCAACGAGCCTGTACCACGTTTGCCTTTCGTACATTCAATGCCACCGTTTCAATCCCAccaatatacatttttagttCGGATAATGATTTTGCActtgtattaatattactgtTTCCGCCATTAGTATCTGATTGCCCGTCGCAATGGGCAATCGTTTGATTATTCTTCGTGCCTTTAATAACATTAGCAACTGTCATTAACAAATTTGGATTGAATGGCACATGTTCCGGTTGCATGGCGAGACAAAGCCACGTACTGACGTGAGGGCACGCCGCATGTAACAATAATTCGAGATCACTCTGCACGACTAGATTTTCCCAGACACGTTCGGCCACGTCTTGTATCACGCTAATATGTTCGATTAGCACGCATTGAAACACATGCCTCAATGCTTCCTGTAAAACTAATCCGCCACCCTCGCCCCATCGCTCCTTCTTGTTTTCGCTGCACGTGCTGTCGTTTCCAGTTAAAGTTTGCAGTGTTTGCAGCGTGGCTTTACGTACACTTGAACTTGAATGGCTGAGGAATGGCCATAAACGTGGTAATACCTAAGCAAAATTCAACTGTTATtcgaaaacatttaaatatgtgtatgtcccgaaataataaaaatattgctgcATTACCTGCGATAATGGTTGGGGTGTTAAGCAAGCATGTGCCGCTGGTAATGAGAGTATCGCAGCCAAAAGACCCATAAAAGTGTTACAAGCCGCAGCCAAGTCATCttgttcttttaataattgccAAAGACGTATTACGATAATCTCCAGTTCTGTTGATTTCAATAATCGTGGAAGAGCATGCGCTACTGGTATAAGCGCACTCGCGGCGGCTGCACCTACGTCGTCGACAGGATCGGACAGTCCTTGCATAATAGCGGGAAACACTTTTGGCAATACCTCATCCAGTAAATCGTCTCGCACggctaataaatattttaaagcaagAAATGCACCGTGTCTCGCTTCCCATTCGTTGTGCTCCAATAGTTTGAGAATTACAGAAAGTATTCCATGAAAAACACCATGCGTATCTTTGGCATTTGGACCACTGGGTACCAATAGGAAAAGCGACCCCAACGCTTGAGCACACGTTTCACGTACTGGCGCAACAACTTGATCAGATACGAAATCTCCAAATCGATCGAGCCCTAATACGCACAACAATCGTAAGGCAGCGTCAATCACCCATTCGTAATGGCTCTCTTGCATCTCTTCCAAGGTTTGACCCATGGTTTTGCCCGCTCCTATAAATTCAAGCTCATTTAGcgtttaacatttaatattacccAGAGAAATATGTATTACTACAGATTTTTACATACCTTTACCGTGAAGTCTTATGAGTTCCCGTAAAGCTGTCGCGGCTCCATGACGTACTTCCCATTTTTGACTAAATAAATCCTGACAAAGACTTTCCGCGAAGGATTCTAAAGGCCAATCTACGACGGAATCTGGCCAGCATCCAGTACCATCTGGCACTCCGCTTACTTGCTCGTTGGATAAGCCGCACTTTGATCCAGTATCTGATGAGATCGCGTCCtctaatatcatttttttggTCGGTGGTTCACCAATGTTATTTAATGGAGATTGAACATTCATTGAATTTGAATGGTCATCATTAGCGCGATGATCATCCGGTTCACGCGATCGTTGTTTCGTCACTGACTGACGCGCCtgaattgttaatatataaataattcatatcttcgttgcaaaattgcaaaatttgcaagtAAAATACATGAAGCATATAAAGCGAttctaaacattttataaatttttaacgcttgcgttaaaaattcaaataaaaaaaggaaacattgattataataaaataaaagcttgAAAATGGCGTAATACTTTGCGTTTCGCTCTATTCATTTCTCTTCTGCTCAATCCTGCTGGTTGTTTCAAAGTTTCGTCGACAGGTACAGTAGCAGTTTGCGTCATACGTGGCGCCTGTACTGGGGTAAGATCCTCGACGGTAAATAAATCATCGACGCCTATCAAACGTGGATGAAAGCCTAGTTTTGCAGCTAATTTTTCTTGCTGACTGGGAAATGACAATTGCTCCCCCTCTGATATAGTTAGGTCGTATTCGGTGCCCTCAGATCCAGTAAGATGTGAACTACGAGCTAGAACTCTGCTCATATCAAAAGATTCTAAATTCAATTTGGTAGTAGTCCTGCGTTTAATCGCTTCTGGTTCATCTGTTAATTCAAAACAGCCATATATCGTATAATTGGattttcaaaaagatataaaagttatttaacgAGGTATTAATATTACCTGTGGAGACTTCTTTCTTAATTGATTGTGGGTCCCAAGGTGGAACTTGAGCAAGTATAGCTTGCACAGCATGGGCCGCCGATATTCGAGTATCCCATTGTGGAGATTTTAACAAAGTAGAGACTCTCGCTAATAAATGATGTAGATCATGAGGATGTAATCTCTGCGCTTCTCCCAACTGCTGCGCAGCTGCCCTTTTGGTAACTGCGTTTGTTCCGGTCTCCAATAATATGAATAGTCTGTCCAATCTAAAAGTTAAAATGTGACATATAACGTACTggtagaaaatgaaaaaaatttttttaagtatttgtTTAGAATGtatctttcaaaatataaatgtatatttttttttatatgtgtataactGTGTTTATTAATAGGTTTAAAGCATTGTACAATACTCCACACACGTATCAGAGAAAaagtacaaatatttaattttattatacatttaccTTGACGTCATGGTGACGAACTATATTGCTGAATAGACGACTCGTGAATACCTTAAACCATAAAAACAGAAACAATTATGGTTCGTCTAGCTTGTCTGCTTAGAGAAAGAGTATCTTATAAAACTTTCACGATGATATTCTCGACACGTTACTCCTAATACTTATTAATTCGAACATAAATTAATGACAGTGCTATTACTGgatctcacacacacacacaggaaCTGACACCGAGCAAACTCTCCTCTGGCATTCTGGAGATCGTTATCTCCGACCGGAAGAGTAAAATTGCGGTAAACAGATAAACGATTATCGGTGGTTGCGAATAGGGAGGACGGTCGAGGGAGGTCGATCtggagagagacggagaatGGGGTGGCGATGACGAAGCGAGGGCGAGGACTGAGGACGCGTCGCTCGACCGCTGGTCGACGCGTCGGTGGACGTCGGTGACGGCGATGGTACCCCAGCGTTACTTCGCGAGTGATCGCATCGCGCGAATACGCGGGAGGAACGCGGGGAAAAGCGCGGAGCTTCGGTTTGAGCGCAATATGGACATAACGAGGCGGTCGGTCGCCGTGGGACGACTGGGCCGCTGGGGACGGCGGACGATCGACGGCGGGTCGCGCGTACCTGCTCTCTGAAAAACCGTTCTGGCTGTCTGGCTCCGGCTTCAACTGACTCGCGTTGCCATTTCCGCATTGCCGGACACGCGAAAGTCACATCACGCCGCGCGTAACGCGAAACTACGCTTACGCTTGTCAAATTTCTCGGAGAGAAACTCATGTTACAAGCATCAAATTTATACTGACAGCCATATTGCTGGGGAACCTGAGTTTTGTCCCCTGGTTTTGCTCTCATTGGCCGGCGGTGCGCATGTCATCCGCCGACCGGCCAATCGCCGCTCTCCCCGTTCAATAATCGCGAGGGATGGCGAGGGCACGCGTTTCCGACTCCGACTCCGAATACTCCGATCCGATCTCCGATCAACTCCGATGCGCGACGCACGAGTCGCACAACGCAGCGCGAAACGCGACAAGTATTTGCTTCGACAGACGTCGTTAtcgatttttgcaaatttttatcaataaaataataaaataatcttacctctatgtaatttaataataatcaattctTTTAGCGTGTAACTAACGCGCGTTGCGTTATTAACTGCATGCAGTTCAATGATTCCggaattaattagaattaatgtTTAGAAAGACCAGGTGCGGTCTACTCAATTTAATGGGTTACTAGTAATCAAGAAAATGCACTAAAATGTTAGAATCTAAAAGAAAcagggagagaaaggaaaatgaagaatatgaaatatcgaaatataagGTTCGTTGATAATGGCTCTAACATTGGTAGCAcgtctaataatatattatatactaaatattttttttgtgctgTGCGTTTACATTTCGcgagataaaatatgtatgagCAGATAGTGTATAGAAATCTACTGGAAGAAGGAAAATCCGTTgaaaaaacacaaatattacattaatatagattacacaattaattatatttactaaaagaaGTTAGAACTTTGTTCATATATTTGAAAGCGACGACGACATGTCCATGCATAAGCAATTAAgcttaaaatatatgcatatcttGAAATGCGTCATAATAGATATGCAACAGATATGACATGTCCAGGATATACAGAGGCTGACCAAGGCtgactaataaaaaaaaacgtagcgataaaaaagtatatataattgctgTATATGCGCCTGTTTCTTGAGGTCAGCCCGAAACAgtaacggcgcggcgcgctaGCTagaattctctttctcttctacatttttaatatatatttaaaatatttaaaagtcttgttaattattaattaacaaggaTTATTAGTCAGCCTTGGTCAGCCTGTATCAGCCTCTGTATAATCCTGGACATGTCATATCTGTTGCATATCTATTTTGACGCATTtcaaaatatgcatatattttaagcTTAATTGCTTATGCATGGACATGTCGTCGTCGCTTTAAAATATGAACAAAGTTGTAATttcttttagtaaatataatagcaataaatatgatgtaaatAAATAGGTGTTCGAAGttaattatgcatcaaatattctctttttttatttctattattatattacttcgAATCGGTATTACTTTTCGCTAGTGAATGCAgaaaatcacttttattattgtttgcTGATCgctaatcatatatatgtatatgtatataaaatgttagcgatcaacaaaatatatatatatatatatatatatatatatatatatatatatatatatatatatgctacaTTACTGGTTACTTCATCATACAAGCccattcaaatatattaatttttttaaatcatctatatataattatatataatctgtatttttatttcaagtcaAGTTATTTTTCTACGGTTTTCGTAATGGAACATGAGATATACTTTCttcctaaaaatttatttctttaaaatagcTATACGTTTTTCAACCGAttcattatgtatattattttgtataacttAGACATCTCTGTATTATAATTTCCAAGAAATAGGATTAGTTTCATTAAACTTTATTGCTACGTTcagataattttcaattaacattttatattagatGGGAGTTAATATAgccaatataataaattatgtattgtaTTTTTGTGCATActaagaatatttattcaaacgCATCCTAAACAGCTCAACATCTTTCGTGAATAACTGATGCACGAGTTACTTTTATTCTGATCATCTATGGAAGTGTCTAGATATAGAGACACTCTATCACTAATAGAGTACAATTAGTGATACTTGTAAGACTTGTGATGACCTGAAATGAGGAAAAAACAGAACATTAAACTCGTACTCGCATTAGAAATAGAATTGAAATTCCCTGCGTTCTTCTATACTCACGTAGCTTTTTGTAATTCATTACATAGAACGCAAACATAGAAACCACTACCACTTGGAAGAAAGGAGCTATACCAGTTCGTTTAGGCTGCAAGTACTTATGCTGCCAACGCCAAAACGCTGCAAAACaaacgaaataatattacaatagagAATTTTTACGCTCAAGTTACCCAGGTAgcaattaatgtctaaaagacatcataaagacatctttaagatttctggcatcttaaagacatctttatgatgtcttttagacattaatgcTACCTGGGTATATTCTACAAGTTATTCAAATATTGTTTTCCGAATGGCAGATCaaagttatgcaatttttGACCGATGGGTTCTTTCTTGATTGGAAATACCTCGGGAGCACAGTGCCGCAAGTGCCTGTGGACTCTTTTGTCGTCTCGCGATCCAGGCAGGGATCTCGTTGAGTTTCAGATCCAAGAACGCAGTGTCAGCTGCATGAAGAGAAAGGcggttattatataatattattaattgtgtcCAAGGAAAAGACGTACACGCGTCAGATGTGACGAACAAACTCACGCTTTCCATAATAACGTGCAGGATCATACGGCCCGTGTCTCACAAAATCGTATTCCGCAGGATAACCACCGATCTTCAGTTTATCCGCCATGGTAAAATATCGGGTTTTTATAGAATGAATTTCACGATGTTATCGGacaaaatacatacattacatatacaCGAATGTGCAATGTGCAATGCCAATCACAGGCATAGATGGGCATCCGGCATAGATAAAAAGCGTATATTGAGTATTCCTTAATcctcaaatttaattatagatgGCGCGTGAATCTGTGgttaaaagagaaagaagacaAACTTCTCAAAGCAAGTGGGGGACTCAATTGACCAATTGTCAATTGGttgatttaaaatgaaaatatctgATTGGCTGGTCCAGTGGACAAACTACAGGCACCGTGGGCTGTGAGTGGCTGTGACGGAACGGGAcgctcgtctctctctctctctctctctctctctctcggattGCAGCGTGCCACAGAATCGTCGGATCTGGCATGGCGGCTCAGGATTACAGAAAACTGATATAtcgaatgtttatttaatacgtGTGCTTCGCGGAATTTATGCGGATACCGAGGTATATCGCATTCGATAACATTGACTTTCGATTAGATTAACGTCTTTCGGACAATCGATCTCGCTTTTCTCAACCGTCAACCTgactcgcgtcgtgtcgcgcggCTTCAGAATGAAGTCGCCGTCATTTTCGAAACACGGGTAAAGCAGCTAGGATCGAGTGACGCTGACGCCTGGTGACGCCGCGACGTGTTTATTGCCTTTAACCTCGTATTTAATCGTGTTTTGATCTTTGATTTTTGGCGATCGTGGAGGATAGACACAAGTAATGTTCATAAATCGGTGAATTGCAGATAATTAAAATCGCCTCGCAATTCGCAATCATCAGTAAAGCAGCGATCGTGCATATTATTTTCGGTTGGCATGTTCCGCGGATATTTCTCTTTGACCTTAATTCATACATTTATTCGTCTTTTACGCACTCTTACGTCGCTTATATTGCAAAATACgtaaaagtgtataatttCGTTGTTCAAAGTGCAAAAAGTATAGGTGTAGGAGCAGAAAGTGTAGCATCTACGCGATCGATATTGCTCCTAGCATGACGAGTGGCGAgtggcgagtgaagttggccgcgcgatttacgaaattctctccgccatGTTCGATCGACGATCACAGGACTCACTCGTCGCGTCTATCTGCGGGATGTCACGGTCACGGGTGTCGACTGTCGAGCGAATCGTAGCGATCGTAGCTTCTCCGCTGTAATTATaagccgcgtcgcgagattaatgccgggagtgccgtgcatAGTGTTGAAAATATCGCCGACAAGTGACGATATCGTTGATTTTCGCATGTAAACATTGTGAACGTCGCCGCGTCGTGAGTCGCGAGTGAGTGCGCCGACGGAGATGCGACAACGGATCAACGGA
The nucleotide sequence above comes from Temnothorax longispinosus isolate EJ_2023e chromosome 4, Tlon_JGU_v1, whole genome shotgun sequence. Encoded proteins:
- the Hel89b gene encoding TATA-binding protein-associated factor 172; the encoded protein is MTSRLDRLFILLETGTNAVTKRAAAQQLGEAQRLHPHDLHHLLARVSTLLKSPQWDTRISAAHAVQAILAQVPPWDPQSIKKEVSTDEPEAIKRRTTTKLNLESFDMSRVLARSSHLTGSEGTEYDLTISEGEQLSFPSQQEKLAAKLGFHPRLIGVDDLFTVEDLTPVQAPRMTQTATVPVDETLKQPAGLSRREMNRAKRKARQSVTKQRSREPDDHRANDDHSNSMNVQSPLNNIGEPPTKKMILEDAISSDTGSKCGLSNEQVSGVPDGTGCWPDSVVDWPLESFAESLCQDLFSQKWEVRHGAATALRELIRLHGKGAGKTMGQTLEEMQESHYEWVIDAALRLLCVLGLDRFGDFVSDQVVAPVRETCAQALGSLFLLVPSGPNAKDTHGVFHGILSVILKLLEHNEWEARHGAFLALKYLLAVRDDLLDEVLPKVFPAIMQGLSDPVDDVGAAAASALIPVAHALPRLLKSTELEIIVIRLWQLLKEQDDLAAACNTFMGLLAAILSLPAAHACLTPQPLSQVLPRLWPFLSHSSSSVRKATLQTLQTLTGNDSTCSENKKERWGEGGGLVLQEALRHVFQCVLIEHISVIQDVAERVWENLVVQSDLELLLHAACPHVSTWLCLAMQPEHVPFNPNLLMTVANVIKGTKNNQTIAHCDGQSDTNGGNSNINTSAKSLSELKMYIGGIETVALNVRKANVVQARCRASRMLGLLSHYVVQPAPGVIYPPDVPSPALCYAKVLLAHLNSRSALQRTVVGLTMSHWATVDPLKIPAIPDILSDRLLVCLNECMYYDEIAASFTRLLHESRDYIATLKHYKLMVPVEVDSSGVMTLDQIATLAGKTISTLCTVGANAGGGGNINSGSMAIKLKPKLMESLEERRRALDVGATTTAAQQQSLHIMSMAALAGAATMLHILPQSPQPLNPLVKPLMEAIKREENEELQKLAAKHLSHLVELCVDRKPSPNAKISANLCTFLCSDVEFTPRVCCAGDVEIFDGILTLNNRQKHAERIAYNRGAGSGLGSGRGPGRPPTTDIPIEELLACEEPEAKAARTRRRGATMALTAIATLFGSQLPDRLPQLWDLILPNTLKDATKQDNIQEEEGNQLIFGLQVLEIMVPSLAKSLLPPALECLPRLCSLLAHPYKAVRHMASRCIATLATLNTEKTMVHIIRSVIPLLDTTGSEKKCSSGIVAPNEVDSVRQGAAEALTCIVESLGVHVVPYAVLFMVPLLGRMSDQNQSVRLVCSATFATLVQLLPLDPGAISDPPDLVQEKAQERKFLDQLLNPRNIADTELPIPVAAELRSYQQQGLNWLNFLNRYHLHGVLCDDMGLGKTLQTLCILALDHHRNPQAPTSLVICPPTLTGHWVYEAEKFFKAKDLSVIQYAGTPQDREKLRPRVPHHKLVVASYDIVRKDIEFFETHQWNYCVLDEGHIIKNCKTKSAKATKRLHANHRLILSGTPVQNDVLELWSLFDFLMPGFLGSEKQFAAKYSRPILACREPKAGPKDQEAGALAMEALHRQVLPFLLRRNKEDVLQDLPPKITQDYYCDLSPLQRILYEDFRTRHSALTNSSSSSNDSQSSHVFEALRYLRNVCNHPKLVLSQGHPLYRTVCDMLKQQQSTLAEIEHGAKLLALKQLLLDCGIGQPQQTRKFSVAISLTTESAHSQEQQLVSQHRALIFCQLKAMLDIVEEDLLRTHLPTVTYLRLDGSVPAAQRHSVVARFNADPSIDVLLLTTQVGGLGLNLTGADTVIFVEHDWNPMKDLQAMDRAHRIGQKKVVNVYRLITRSTVEEKIMGLQKFKLLTANTIISTENASLETMATDQLLDLFSLDNGKEKRTDHQEDTVSKLPGLPGISRSVLDILPELWEQQQYDDEYDLDSFLSTLKADSQ
- the Atpsynf gene encoding putative ATP synthase subunit f, mitochondrial isoform X2, producing the protein MILHVIMESVSLFVTSDASDTAFLDLKLNEIPAWIARRQKSPQALAALCSRAFWRWQHKYLQPKRTGIAPFFQVVVVSMFAFYVMNYKKLRHHKSYKYH
- the Atpsynf gene encoding putative ATP synthase subunit f, mitochondrial isoform X1, with product MADKLKIGGYPAEYDFVRHGPYDPARYYGKPDTAFLDLKLNEIPAWIARRQKSPQALAALCSRAFWRWQHKYLQPKRTGIAPFFQVVVVSMFAFYVMNYKKLRHHKSYKYH